The following proteins come from a genomic window of Zygotorulaspora mrakii chromosome 8, complete sequence:
- the HST2 gene encoding histone deacetylase HST2 (similar to Saccharomyces cerevisiae HST2 (YPL015C); ancestral locus Anc_8.74): MEFKKDFKKDSKMSIRKIAEHLQKHPRAKVIFVIGAGVSTACGIPDFRSPKTGLYHNLSKLNLPYAEAVFDIEYFKENPKPFYTLAKELYPGTFKPAKFHYLMKLFEDEGRLKRIYTQNIDTLERQASVGDEYIIEAHGSFASNHCIGCDKKFPIETFKEKLNEPKANLPLEFDYASCDACESLIKPNIVFFGEGLPEKFFETWDEDLEWLRKEVDEKHLVIVAGTSLTVYPFASLPSEVPSKTARALFNIGLVGDFKSDPRKSDLVFNGSSEDAAQCLIDELGWSEKFEKLINKVDTEEKKEEITANEEVMKIAGELQKLDLSISSKGET, from the coding sequence ATGGAATTCAAGAAGGATTTCAAGAAGGATTCTAAGATGAGTATAAGAAAGATTGCAGAACATCTGCAGAAACATCCAAGGGCAAAAGTGATTTTTGTAATCGGTGCAGGTGTTTCGACTGCTTGTGGAATTCCAGATTTCCGATCTCCAAAAACAGGGCTTTATCataatctttcaaaactgAACTTACCATACGCAGAGGCGGTGTTTGATATCGAAtacttcaaagaaaatccTAAACCATTTTATACTTTAGCCAAGGAACTGTATCCTGGTACCTTTAAACCGGCAAAATTTCACTATCTCATGaagctttttgaagatgaaggCAGACTAAAAAGGATTTACACGCAAAACATAGACACACTTGAGAGACAGGCTTCCGTCGGAGATGAATATATCATTGAGGCACATGGAAGTTTCGCGTCGAATCATTGCATTGGATGCGACAAGAAATTTCCGATCGAGACTTTTAAGGAAAAGCTTAATGAACCTAAGGCAAATCTGCCTCTGGAATTCGATTACGCTAGCTGTGATGCTTGCGAGAGCCTCATAAAGCCAAatattgtattttttggtGAGGGCCTGCCGGAAAAGTTCTTCGAAACTTGGGATGAAGATCTTGAGTGGCTGCGAAAGGAAGTGGATGAAAAGCATCTAGTCATAGTGGCAGGAACTTCGCTCACAGTCTACCCCTTTGCATCTTTGCCTTCTGAAGTACCGAGCAAGACTGCGAGAGCTCTGTTTAACATTGGCTTGGTGGGGGACTTCAAATCGGATCCTCGTAAATCCGATCTTGTCTTCAATGGCAGCTCAGAAGATGCTGCACAGTGTCTTATCGATGAACTTGGCTGGTCTGAAAAATTCGAGAAGCTTATCAATAAAGTGGATacagaagagaaaaaggagGAGATCACAGCTAATGAAgaggtgatgaaaatagCTGGCGAGTTACAGAAATTAGATTTGAGTATTTCTTCGAAAGGGGAAACGTAA
- the ULP1 gene encoding SUMO protease ULP1 (similar to Saccharomyces cerevisiae ULP1 (YPL020C); ancestral locus Anc_8.72) encodes MSVDNYKSLKEASNIPPSFSHISTYRTINVPLFSPKRTMDMSSRSQLSSSTTVVSHKTEGNIDTSVPIEQSKGPNDYQNRILVSIKSALRSTGNFMWDSLGWSTKSAPSDNISDSKNASAAVKKSMTHNQKFPEYFVMPRKSRKLANTTPAKSNEINENSGLNSSFSEEPETERILSFSKDPFNWNKWKTTQISSRISNIDSQSAPYGTTLRTRKINRNLSSRQNHLILRDQSEDIEYLKMIYNGEYKVPKIIENERDEQMRLMQGDMSKNKKAKKSIVDLTEKIKNILLESRDRRQTINDDLIFVREQKVSPLEKKRKEYNIQQLRFDRSLLEFDKEFKTYNELLEERKRIQDQVRKKIELTKQKRLIPTISDTDKIKVQTIWKKQENFVLMNKDNLEVNVRDFKTLTPRRWLNDTIIEYFMKYIEKHNERMVAFNSFFYTNLSERGYQSVRRWMKRKKAKITDLDKIFVPINLNQSHWALGVIDIARKRVVYVDSLSNGPNAVSFAILNDLQKYVVEESNNTIGSDFELENLACPQQPNGFDCGIYLCMNTLCLSQDSPLHFDQNDAVNMRTYIGHLILTEGIQQ; translated from the coding sequence ATGTCTGTTGACAATTATAAGAGCTTGAAAGAGGCCAGCAACATACCTCCTTCCTTTTCTCACATTTCCACTTACAGGACGATAAATGTACCTTTATTCAGTCCTAAGAGAACAATGGATATGAGCAGCCGAAGTCAGCTTAGCTCATCCACTACTGTGGTCTCGCACAAAACTGAAGGTAACATAGATACCTCCGTCCCAATTGAACAATCTAAAGGCCCCAATGATTATCAAAATAGGATACTTGTAAGCATAAAAAGTGCTTTGAGGAGTACAGGAAATTTCATGTGGGATAGTTTAGGATGGAGTACAAAATCTGCCCCATCAGATAATATAAGcgattcaaaaaatgcatcTGCTGCTGTTAAAAAGAGCATGACTCATAACCAAAAGTTCCCCGAGTATTTCGTTATGCCAAGAAAGAGCAGAAAACTTGCCAATACCACGCCGGCTAAAAGTAATGAGATCAACGAAAATTCGGGTCTCAACTCAAGCTTTAGTGAGGAGCCTGAAACAGAACGGATCCtctcattttcaaaggatCCTTTTAATTGGAATAAATGGAAAACCACCCAGATAAGCTCCAGGATAAGTAATATAGACTCTCAGTCGGCTCCCTACGGGACTACGCTTagaacaagaaaaataaatcgAAATCTTTCGTCAAGACAGAATCATTTGATCCTAAGAGATCAGTCTGAAGATATAGAATACTTGAAGATGATCTACAATGGTGAATACAAGGTACCgaaaattattgaaaatgaacgGGACGAACAAATGAGGCTGATGCAGGGGGATATGTCCAAGAATAAgaaggcaaaaaaatcaattgttgatttaactgagaagataaaaaatatcttgCTCGAAAGCAGAGACCGAAGGCAGACAATTAATGATGATTTAATATTTGTTAGAGAGCAGAAAGTCTCTCCactggaaaagaagaggaaggaATATAATATACAACAATTGAGGTTTGATAGATCACTGCTagaatttgataaagaattTAAAACTTATAACGAATTGTTGGAGGAGAGAAAGCGCATTCAAGATCAAGTCAGAAAGAAGATAGAACTGACAAAACAGAAGAGATTGATTCCAACCATCAGTGATACCGATAAAATCAAGGTCCAGACGATTTGGAAAAAGCAGGAGAATTTTGTATTGATGAATAAAGACAATCTGGAAGTGAATGTACGAGATTTCAAGACATTGACCCCAAGGCGATGGCTAAACGATACTattattgaatatttcatgAAATATATCGAGAAGCATAATGAAAGAATGGTAGCgttcaattcttttttttatacGAATTTATCAGAACGTGGGTACCAAAGTGTCAGAAGAtggatgaaaagaaaaaaagcCAAGATTACTGATCTCGACAAAATCTTTGTTCCAATAAACTTGAATCAATCGCACTGGGCTTTGGGGGTGATTGATATTGCCAGAAAAAGAGTTGTATACGTTGATTCTCTGTCGAACGGGCCAAATGCGGTAAGTTTTGCAATATTAAATGACTTACAAAAATATGTCGTAGAAGAAAGTAACAATACCATAGGATCAGATTTTgagcttgaaaatttggcaTGCCCTCAGCAACCAAATGGATTCGACTGTGGTATCTATTTATGCATGAATACGTTGTGTTTGAGCCAAGACTCTCCATTACactttgatcaaaatgacGCCGTGAACATGAGGACTTACATTGGGCATTTGATACTGACTGAAGGAATTCAACAGTAA
- a CDS encoding uncharacterized protein (similar to Saccharomyces cerevisiae VTC2 (YFL004W) and VTC3 (YPL019C); ancestral locus Anc_8.71), whose protein sequence is MLFGVKLVNDVYPPWKDSYIDYERLKKLLEEGVVPDKSNKSKGNSGGADFAWGDNDESRFVEALDKELEKVYGFQIKRYNSLLERLSRLEAQSSTEENIKKLDSEAFQAALEDLLSEAQELDNFYRLNYTGFIKIVKKHDKLHARYPSVKSLLEVRLRGLPFHSEELSPLLYRISFLYDILRSNFSKVSTSLANASKMSAAGSSSAELNFKSFKFWVHNDNLMEVKTRILRHLPVLVYASAPTENDDLVDRFESDVINSDVGAFSSSSSGDNIDSALNENKSYDPVITALYFDNEQFELYNDKLLRAHSAPTLRFRWTGRLASKPDIFLEKRMVVEDPGTGNTELEETRLQIKQKFLNGFIFDGDEKYKERTLSKLRERRCREDEITKAGNDVDSIQKFILQEGLQPVLRTVYSRTAFQIPGDDRIRITIDSNIIYIREDSFDEERPIRDPKSWHRTDIDSDIKNPLKLLRNGEYSKFPYSVMEIKIRNDTSSVRGKTSDMSQAKLPRRHGQWINELTNSHLVKEVPKFSIYIQGVASLFGDDEKLDVLPFWVPELETDIRIDPKQAYEQEKKKLKKQKETKEKINQMRRLSRMSQPAGERSNENYVQQLKETEDQNQTQSLGSDADLEDHESSDEEDNGTSVREGRKKTKQPTLLSILAGADSKLTRVDSEDEEIVLPPGVKKPTSYIKNAGPVKVEAKVWLANERTFNRWLHVTTLLSILTFSIYNSVKRAEYPELAELLAYIFFALTLFSGIWAYYIYLKRVTVIRERSGQHLDSPLGPLVLAFVISFALIVNFVLAFRNANKSKKMYIENLGEFSGSIERLSDDSLPESLRPVQNFIFNLVGSSN, encoded by the coding sequence ATGCTATTCGGTGTGAAGTTGGTGAATGATGTTTATCCACCCTGGAAGGATTCATACATCGATTATGAAAGGCTTAAAAAATTGCTGGAAGAAGGAGTTGTTCCTGACAAGTCCAACAAATCCAAAGGAAATTCTGGAGGTGCAGATTTTGCATGGGGAGATAACGATGAGTCCAGATTCGTGGAAGCTTTGGACAAGGAGTTAGAAAAGGTATATGggtttcaaatcaaaagataCAACAGCCTTTTGGAGAGATTGAGTAGACTAGAAGCGCAGAGTAGCACAgaggaaaatatcaagaaattaGATTCGGAGGCATTTCAGGCAGCTTTGGAAGACCTGTTGAGTGAAGCTCAAGAGTTGGATAACTTTTATCGGTTAAATTACACTGGTTTCATCAAGATCGTCAAGAAACATGATAAGCTACACGCGCGTTATCCTTCAGTGAAATCACTTCTAGAGGTCCGGTTAAGAGGGTTGCCTTTCCATTCGGAGGAGCTTTCACCATTGTTGTATCGTATTTCGTTTCTTTACGATATCTTAAGGAGTAACTTTTCCAAAGTATCAACTTCATTGGCCaatgcttcaaaaatgagTGCTGCTGGTAGTAGTTCTGCAGAGCTgaacttcaaaagttttaaaTTTTGGGTTCACAATGATAATTTGATGGAAGTCAAGACAAGAATTTTAAGACATTTGCCGGTTTTAGTTTACGCATCAGCACCAACCGAAAACGACGATTTAGTAGATCGTTTTGAATCAGATGTTATAAATTCAGACGTTGGAGCCTTTTCGTCAAGTTCAAGCGGTGATAATATTGATTCTGCGTTAAATGAGAACAAATCGTACGATCCTGTCATTACAGCTCTGTATTTTGATAACGAACAATTTGAACTGTATAATGACAAATTACTGAGAGCACATTCAGCTCCCACTTTGAGATTTAGATGGACGGGTAGACTGGCCTCAAAAcctgatatttttctcGAAAAAAGAATGGTTGTCGAGGATCCAGGTACTGGCAATACAGAGCTAGAAGAAACCAGACTCCAAATTAAAcaaaaatttctcaatGGATTCATTTTCgatggtgatgaaaagtatAAGGAGCGTACCTTGAGTAAATTGAGAGAAAGACGTTGCagagaagatgaaattaCGAAGGCAGGTAACGATGTCGATtctattcaaaaatttatcttGCAGGAGGGACTGCAACCTGTTTTGAGGACTGTTTATAGCAGAACAGCTTTTCAGATTCCAGGTGATGACAGAATCAGAATTACTATTGACTCTaatattatatatataagaGAAGACTCCTTTGATGAAGAGAGACCTATTAGAGATCCAAAGAGCTGGCACAGAACTGATATCGACTCGGATATaaaaaatccattgaaacttttgaggAATGGTGAATATTCTAAATTTCCTTACTCGGTCATGGAGATCAAAATTAGAAATGATACAAGTTCAGTTCGCGGTAAAACTTCTGATATGTCACAAGCAAAGTTACCAAGAAGACATGGTCAATGGATAAACGAATTGACAAATTCTCATTTGGTTAAAGAagttccaaaattttccatCTATATTCAGGGTGTTGCTTCGTTGtttggtgatgatgaaaagttggACGTTTTACCTTTCTGGGTTCCCGAATTAGAGACAGATATTAGGATTGATCCAAAACAGGCCTACGAgcaggaaaagaagaagttgaagaagcagaaggaaaccaaagaaaagataaaCCAAATGAGAAGGTTATCCAGAATGTCTCAGCCAGCTGGTGAAAGATCAAACGAGAACTATGTACAGCAATTAAAGGAAACTgaagatcaaaatcaaaCTCAAAGCTTGGGTTCTGATGCAGATTTGGAAGATCATGAATCTTCAGACGAAGAAGATAATGGAACTTCTGTAAGGGAGGGTCGCAAAAAGACAAAACAACCTACTTTGTTAAGTATTTTGGCCGGCGCCGATTCGAAACTTACAAGAGTAGATTCAGAGGATGAGGAGATTGTTCTTCCACCTGGTGTGAAAAAACCAACAAGTTATATAAAGAATGCAGGACCAGTCAAAGTGGAGGCGAAAGTTTGGTTAGCAAATGAACGTACCTTTAATAGATGGTTGCACGTGACAACTTTGTTGAGTATCTTGACGTTTTCCATTTATAACTCTGTCAAGAGAGCTGAGTATCCTGAATTGGCTGAGTTACTGGCCTACATATTCTTCGCATTGACCCTTTTTTCAGGTATTTGGGCCTACTACATTTATCTGAAGAGAGTGACTGTCATCAGGGAAAGAAGTGGCCAACATTTAGATTCTCCATTGGGTCCCTTGGTCTTGGCATTTGTCATTTCCTTCGCATTGATTGTGAATTTTGTGCTTGCATTCCGAAATGCCAACAAGTCCAAAAAGATGTACATCGAAAATTTAGGAGAATTTTCAGGTTCAATAGAGAGACTTTCAGATGATTCTCTGCCGGAATCTTTACGTCCTGTCCAGAACTTCATTTTTAATCTTGTAGGTAGTAGTAATTAA
- the SEC4 gene encoding Rab family GTPase SEC4 (similar to Saccharomyces cerevisiae SEC4 (YFL005W); ancestral locus Anc_8.70), producing MSGLRTVSASAGSGKSYDSIMKILLIGDSGVGKSCLLVRFVDDKFNPSFITTIGIDFKIKTVDINGKKIKLQLWDTAGQERFRTITTAYYRGAMGIILVYDVTDERTFANIRQWFKTVNEHANDDAQLLLVGNKSDMETRTVTLEQGETLAKELGIPFVESSAKNDDNVNEIFFTLAKLIQEKIDNDKLAGGTSGKDSSININSGGSGSKSGCC from the coding sequence ATGTCAGGTTTGAGGACAGTGTCTGCATCTGCCGGCAGCGGCAAGAGCTATGACTCTattatgaaaattttattgattGGTGATTCTGGTGTTGGTAAATCGTGTTTGCTGGTTCGATTCGTGGATGACAAATTTAATCCGTCATTTATCACCACTATTGGTATCGATTTCAAGATTAAGACGGTTGATatcaatggcaaaaaaatcaaactACAATTGTGGGATACTGCAGGCCAGGAAAGATTTCGTACAATTACTACAGCGTACTACCGTGGTGCAATGGGGATAATTCTTGTCTACGACGTCACCGATGAAAGGACGTTTGCTAATATCAGACAATGGTTCAAGACTGTCAACGAACATGCCAACGATGATGCACAATTATTGCTTGTGGGGAATAAGAGTGATATGGAAACTAGAACCGTTACTCTCGAACAGGGTGAAACCCTGGCTAAGGAATTGGGCATTCCATTCGTCGAATCTAGTGCCAAGAATGACGACAATGTGAacgaaattttttttacattGGCGAAGCTCATTCAGGAAAAGATCGACAACGATAAACTTGCGGGAGGTACTTCTGGTAAGGACAGCAGTATCAATATAAATTCGGGCGGTAGCGGGTCCAAATCGGGGTGCTGTTGA